The proteins below are encoded in one region of Myxococcales bacterium:
- the mutS gene encoding DNA mismatch repair protein MutS — translation MIAAERLFTQLSETTSPDPKGAIVRLIPKELCSGIKQRLQEELHDELPLSLSAGRVFRPGIDKDMDELRKLAESSKDYVLELEAQERQTTGISNLKIRYTRAFGYYIEVSKARLSQVPTHYHRKQTLTNAERFVTEELNALQGKILSAEQQLLAIQSKRFEALREEIAKDSLKVRQLAVALARLDVSLAWAHNAACFDYTKPIVDESCVLELKESRHPVVEQLAERGSFVPNTIKLDARSKRLMIITGPNMAGKSTVMRQCALIVIMAQSGGFVPAEQARIGMVDRIYTRIGASDNLAAGQSTFMVEMQETAAMLRGATQRSLVLLDEVGRGTSSLDGMAIAWAVAEHFADTVKCRCLFATHYHGLCALADRREHVFNCNVTAKEQQGEVVFFHRLSEGVASKSYGVAVAKLAGLPPELLDRAAVLLQELPEEPRFHQDDSAIPTQRELFETQSDAKMSDCEETILAMDLNTLRPIDALLRLQELQDNLKGT, via the coding sequence ATCATCGCCGCAGAGAGGCTGTTTACGCAGCTCAGCGAGACAACATCGCCTGATCCAAAGGGAGCAATCGTGCGCCTGATCCCCAAAGAGCTCTGCTCAGGCATTAAACAACGCTTGCAGGAGGAGCTCCACGATGAACTTCCATTATCATTGTCCGCCGGAAGAGTGTTTCGTCCCGGTATCGACAAGGACATGGACGAGCTGCGTAAACTAGCCGAATCAAGCAAAGACTATGTGCTCGAGCTTGAAGCACAAGAGCGCCAAACAACTGGCATAAGCAATCTAAAAATACGTTACACGCGCGCCTTTGGATATTACATCGAGGTCTCCAAGGCGCGCCTCTCGCAAGTCCCCACGCACTACCACCGCAAGCAAACGCTTACCAATGCCGAGCGCTTTGTGACGGAGGAGCTGAACGCGCTGCAAGGCAAGATTCTTAGTGCCGAGCAACAACTGTTAGCGATACAAAGCAAACGCTTTGAAGCGTTGCGCGAAGAAATCGCCAAAGACTCACTTAAGGTAAGGCAACTTGCAGTGGCACTTGCACGGCTGGACGTAAGTCTAGCGTGGGCACACAATGCTGCCTGTTTTGATTATACAAAGCCCATCGTCGATGAAAGCTGCGTCCTTGAGCTAAAAGAAAGCCGGCATCCCGTTGTTGAGCAGCTTGCTGAACGTGGCAGCTTTGTGCCGAACACCATTAAACTTGATGCACGATCCAAACGCCTGATGATTATTACCGGGCCGAACATGGCCGGTAAATCGACAGTCATGCGTCAATGCGCGCTTATTGTGATCATGGCCCAATCAGGTGGTTTCGTTCCAGCGGAGCAGGCACGTATCGGAATGGTCGATCGTATCTACACGCGTATCGGCGCGAGCGACAATCTTGCAGCAGGGCAAAGCACCTTCATGGTCGAGATGCAGGAGACCGCCGCCATGCTCCGCGGCGCAACGCAGCGTTCCTTGGTACTGCTCGATGAAGTGGGCCGTGGGACAAGCAGTCTCGATGGCATGGCCATCGCTTGGGCCGTTGCAGAGCACTTTGCCGACACGGTTAAGTGTCGATGTCTATTCGCAACTCACTATCATGGCCTATGCGCACTGGCCGACCGCCGTGAGCACGTCTTCAATTGCAACGTGACTGCTAAGGAACAGCAAGGCGAGGTTGTATTTTTTCACCGACTCAGTGAAGGCGTCGCAAGTAAAAGCTATGGCGTGGCTGTGGCGAAACTTGCAGGCTTACCACCAGAGCTTTTGGATCGCGCTGCAGTCTTGTTGCAAGAGCTTCCAGAAGAGCCGCGTTTTCATCAGGACGATTCAGCAATCCCAACCCAACGCGAGCTTTTTGAAACACAAAGCGATGCAAAAATGAGCGATTGCGAAGAGACGATTTTAGCCATGGATCTAAACACTCTTAGGCCGATAGACGCCCTTTTAAGGCTCCAAGAGCTACAAGACAATCTCAAAGGAACATAG
- a CDS encoding protein kinase — protein sequence MSPEQCAGAPVDSRTDIYAIGVIIYEMLCGSVPFDADNWMGILSKHLYEQPQRLSEQPLAENVPEALEALILKCMAKSPDHRYQSMGDLLSDLVQVQSGATRSKDLGLNLKQLRNAKKGKPSGKSSSFWQYYRPILAGAILALGLVAIGVGLGVMGSKQNEGSTPGSAKESSQPDTALSSAKDGSKEASSETVRLSSEPISAQVLESGLLLGVTPLEIPRPEAASDREIELRKPGYLPKRVIVNAESPRSLRIRLEREPRGGTRIKEKSKSPASPSNTGIPDKIRNPWEE from the coding sequence ATGTCGCCCGAGCAATGCGCAGGCGCTCCGGTTGACTCACGCACCGACATTTACGCCATTGGTGTGATTATCTACGAGATGCTTTGTGGCAGTGTGCCTTTTGATGCCGACAACTGGATGGGCATCCTATCGAAGCACCTGTACGAACAGCCTCAACGCCTTTCCGAGCAGCCGCTTGCTGAGAATGTTCCCGAAGCTCTTGAAGCATTGATCCTAAAATGCATGGCCAAAAGCCCCGACCATCGCTACCAAAGCATGGGCGATTTGCTGTCTGACCTTGTGCAGGTTCAAAGTGGCGCAACACGTTCAAAAGATCTTGGCTTGAATCTGAAACAATTGCGCAATGCTAAAAAGGGGAAGCCCTCAGGCAAAAGCAGCAGTTTCTGGCAATACTATCGACCGATCCTGGCTGGTGCGATTCTAGCACTTGGCCTCGTCGCCATCGGTGTCGGCCTCGGTGTGATGGGGAGCAAACAAAACGAGGGTTCTACTCCAGGCTCAGCAAAAGAAAGCTCCCAGCCAGACACCGCGCTTTCATCCGCAAAGGATGGTTCAAAAGAGGCGAGCTCGGAAACCGTACGACTGAGTAGTGAACCTATATCGGCGCAAGTCCTGGAGTCTGGGCTGCTTTTGGGGGTTACCCCGCTTGAGATTCCGCGCCCCGAAGCAGCAAGCGATCGCGAAATCGAGCTCCGAAAGCCCGGCTACTTGCCCAAACGAGTCATCGTCAACGCCGAATCCCCACGCTCGCTGCGCATACGCCTTGAGCGCGAACCTCGGGGAGGCACCCGAATCAAAGAAAAAAGCAAGAGCCCTGCAAGCCCCTCAAATACTGGAATACCCGACAAAATACGCAATCCTTGGGAAGAGTAA
- a CDS encoding serine/threonine protein kinase, whose translation MAGDSDQNSRPTFDAGSVDTWPDDAHKTSHGAAQDTWPDTRESRLSSRMLKDKQDSVTTLPPAPLVGKVLDGRYEIQRMIGEGGMGIVYQARHTTLGKILAVKVLRGENLDALSTRRFKQEAQSASAIGHENIVNVMDFGNLPDGATYFVMEYLDGVTLKAAMNLSREPFSVQRAIHIAKQLCVALQQAHRNDVVHRDLKPDNIYLVTRAEDEDFVKILDFRMPKLVEAQARLLVQGRCLEHLITCRPSNAQALRLTHAPTFTPLV comes from the coding sequence ATGGCGGGCGACTCCGATCAGAATTCACGACCAACTTTCGATGCAGGCTCGGTCGATACCTGGCCCGATGACGCCCATAAAACCTCCCACGGAGCAGCTCAAGACACCTGGCCCGATACACGCGAATCCCGTTTGTCCTCGCGTATGCTCAAAGACAAACAAGATTCGGTAACGACCTTGCCGCCGGCTCCTCTCGTCGGCAAAGTGCTCGATGGTCGTTATGAAATTCAGCGGATGATTGGCGAAGGGGGCATGGGTATCGTCTACCAAGCTCGCCATACCACCTTGGGCAAAATACTTGCTGTCAAAGTACTGCGTGGTGAAAACCTTGATGCCCTTTCGACGCGGCGCTTTAAACAAGAAGCACAATCGGCTAGTGCAATCGGCCATGAAAACATCGTCAACGTGATGGACTTCGGGAACTTGCCCGACGGCGCCACTTACTTTGTCATGGAATATCTTGACGGGGTCACTCTCAAAGCAGCAATGAACTTGAGCCGTGAGCCCTTTTCGGTGCAACGCGCCATCCACATCGCAAAGCAACTGTGCGTAGCTCTTCAACAAGCCCACCGCAATGACGTTGTGCATCGCGATCTTAAGCCAGACAACATCTACCTCGTCACACGTGCGGAAGACGAAGATTTTGTAAAGATTTTAGATTTTAGGATGCCAAAGTTAGTGGAGGCGCAAGCACGCTTACTCGTGCAGGGCAGGTGTTTGGAACACCTCATTACATGTCGCCCGAGCAATGCGCAGGCGCTCCGGTTGACTCACGCACCGACATTTACGCCATTGGTGTGA
- a CDS encoding glycine--tRNA ligase subunit beta: protein MSSHSLLFEIGVEELPASFLEGALAALPGLATDMLNEARLEHKDIKAYGTPRLLALLIDDVAQKQRDLDEEVQGPPSRIAFDDNGKLSKAGQKFAEKLGVSAEQLGTIDTEKGSYVVAKRKERGKDAKVVLSELLPRLASRIPFPKTMRWGQGDIAFGRPIHWLVALLDEQVLDFNFAKTSTGRKSRGHRFLYPKEIEVKEAAAYLETLRTAKVIADTEERRALIEQQLKEAAKTLGEELLYDPTLIGECADLVEQPQVVVGSFEEVFLGLPEEVIIAVMRGHQRYFALRNPKTKKLSQHFLTVANTAEDKESVSKGNGRVIRARLQDAFFFVNEDQKHNLKERSAQLDGVVFQSKLGSLGEKARRLRALSVELLKQNSKDLTNEREMSELCASAASLCKADLLSLMVGEFPELQGIMGRHYALKEGYDPKVAKAIQDHYLPKGAKDSVPDDVLSAAIAYADRLDTLVGCFGIGITPSGSADPFALRRAALGVIRMAFDGPMDLHLADALRTSYELYADGALKDSGICLNSVHNFFCSRLRSLFAEKYPGDLIEACLSAWDGGSLRDVKARMQALAEFRTMPEFESLAVAFKRAANITKDIKAGKVNVELLQDGAERELYEVLNKFLPRMQSALEKRNYAEALSMAASELRKPIDRFFEEVLSWSMMWPSRKTD, encoded by the coding sequence ATGAGTAGTCATTCCTTGTTATTTGAAATTGGAGTCGAAGAGCTCCCCGCATCTTTTCTTGAAGGAGCCCTTGCAGCACTTCCAGGGCTAGCTACGGACATGTTAAACGAGGCCCGTCTTGAGCACAAAGACATCAAGGCTTACGGAACCCCGCGGCTACTGGCTCTGCTCATCGATGATGTGGCCCAAAAGCAGCGCGACCTTGACGAAGAAGTGCAAGGGCCACCGAGTCGTATCGCCTTTGATGACAACGGCAAGCTAAGCAAAGCCGGCCAGAAATTTGCCGAAAAACTCGGCGTATCCGCTGAGCAACTGGGCACGATTGATACCGAAAAAGGCAGCTACGTCGTTGCAAAGCGCAAAGAGCGGGGCAAAGACGCCAAAGTCGTTCTGAGCGAGCTTTTACCTCGCCTAGCAAGTCGAATCCCTTTTCCCAAAACCATGCGTTGGGGCCAAGGCGATATTGCCTTCGGCCGGCCCATCCATTGGCTCGTCGCATTGCTTGATGAGCAGGTCTTGGATTTTAATTTTGCGAAGACCAGTACCGGTCGTAAAAGCCGTGGACATCGCTTTCTCTATCCGAAAGAAATCGAAGTAAAGGAAGCCGCCGCCTATCTTGAAACCTTGCGTACGGCCAAAGTGATTGCCGATACCGAAGAGCGCCGCGCGCTGATTGAGCAGCAACTAAAAGAAGCGGCCAAGACGCTCGGCGAAGAGCTCCTCTATGATCCAACGTTGATCGGCGAATGCGCGGATTTAGTCGAACAACCTCAGGTTGTAGTGGGCTCCTTTGAAGAAGTCTTCTTGGGGTTGCCCGAAGAAGTCATCATTGCCGTGATGCGTGGCCATCAGCGCTACTTCGCTCTACGCAACCCAAAGACAAAAAAGCTCAGCCAGCACTTTCTAACGGTCGCCAACACGGCAGAGGATAAAGAAAGCGTTAGCAAGGGCAACGGACGCGTCATTCGCGCTCGATTGCAAGATGCGTTTTTCTTTGTGAACGAAGATCAGAAACACAATCTTAAGGAACGCAGCGCACAGCTCGACGGCGTTGTGTTTCAATCCAAACTCGGATCCCTTGGCGAAAAAGCACGGCGTCTGCGCGCCTTAAGCGTCGAGCTGTTAAAGCAGAACAGTAAAGACCTTACTAACGAACGGGAGATGAGCGAGCTATGCGCCTCTGCCGCCAGCTTATGCAAAGCTGACTTACTCTCTTTGATGGTCGGAGAGTTCCCTGAGCTTCAAGGCATCATGGGCAGACACTACGCTCTAAAAGAAGGCTACGATCCCAAAGTCGCCAAAGCGATCCAAGATCACTATTTGCCGAAGGGTGCAAAAGACAGCGTCCCTGATGATGTGTTGAGCGCCGCCATCGCGTATGCAGACCGCCTGGACACCTTAGTCGGCTGTTTTGGTATCGGGATTACACCAAGTGGCTCAGCGGATCCTTTTGCCCTGCGGCGCGCAGCCCTTGGCGTGATTCGCATGGCCTTCGACGGCCCTATGGATTTGCATTTGGCAGATGCCCTGCGGACAAGCTATGAGCTGTACGCCGATGGAGCGCTGAAAGACAGCGGTATTTGCCTGAACTCGGTGCACAACTTTTTCTGTTCACGCTTACGTTCACTCTTTGCAGAAAAATATCCCGGTGACCTAATCGAGGCCTGCCTATCGGCCTGGGACGGTGGTTCGCTGCGCGATGTCAAAGCACGCATGCAGGCACTTGCCGAGTTTCGCACCATGCCCGAGTTTGAATCGTTGGCCGTGGCCTTTAAAAGAGCAGCCAACATCACCAAAGACATCAAAGCAGGCAAGGTCAATGTCGAGTTACTTCAAGACGGTGCTGAGCGCGAGCTGTATGAAGTACTCAATAAGTTCTTGCCGCGGATGCAGAGCGCACTAGAGAAACGCAACTACGCCGAGGCTCTCAGCATGGCAGCAAGCGAGCTTCGCAAACCCATCGATCGCTTCTTTGAAGAGGTTTTGTCATGGTCGATGATGTGGCCATCAAGGAAAACCGACTGA
- a CDS encoding serine/threonine protein kinase, with amino-acid sequence MSKSNELSFDLENEEQAPEVVSGSERNFGEYQLRYQIASGGMGTVYLARDFGPAGFVRPVALKRIHPHLAKRRKFVDMFLDEARIISRVSHPNVCRIFDFGKVSGTYYMAMEYLVGESLAGVMNAMVKEPERFDEPKWHALACRMIADAAEGLHAAHELVDENGKALGVVHRDVSPHNLFVNYDGSVRVLDFGVAFATERLHQSTTGTVKGKYAYMAPEQIKTRDFDRRADIWALGVCLWEMLTAHRLFRRDSEVDTILAVGSLDVEAPSAHRPNIPKRLDRVVLSALKRDPESRYDTARDFGRDLLEVVNEIGQSAGPAELSDWLRQLFREQRAEKLHRVETVMEAHARSPGPTVHERETKLEQSSPPSSGAGFRGLFSKKNRGLSGLVLATGLGLVLLGLALGRTFAAQTHQRTTELDIGLRAVAPVPLDSVEAFGLDLPKQSTLKNDEKSNVPRRSESKIIMGYVNIVTPGGWADIYEGKRFLGRTTKQICLGTGTHVLELRAFGKTPKIMRPVTVGADRVTRVVVSLHDASKG; translated from the coding sequence GTGAGCAAAAGCAACGAACTCTCTTTTGATTTAGAAAACGAAGAACAAGCGCCCGAGGTCGTTTCCGGCTCCGAGCGCAACTTCGGCGAGTATCAGCTTCGCTACCAAATCGCCTCTGGCGGTATGGGCACAGTCTATCTGGCCCGAGACTTCGGACCCGCGGGTTTTGTTCGGCCCGTGGCGCTCAAGCGCATCCATCCTCATTTGGCCAAACGCCGTAAGTTTGTCGACATGTTTTTAGACGAAGCGCGTATTATTTCGCGCGTTTCTCACCCCAATGTCTGCCGCATTTTCGATTTTGGCAAAGTGTCCGGAACCTATTACATGGCAATGGAATACTTGGTAGGCGAATCGCTTGCCGGGGTCATGAACGCCATGGTTAAAGAGCCAGAGCGTTTCGATGAACCCAAATGGCACGCGCTCGCTTGCCGAATGATTGCAGATGCAGCAGAGGGCCTGCATGCAGCGCATGAGCTTGTGGATGAAAACGGCAAAGCACTTGGAGTCGTCCATCGCGACGTCTCGCCGCACAATCTCTTTGTGAACTACGATGGCAGCGTTCGGGTGCTCGATTTTGGGGTGGCTTTTGCAACAGAACGGCTTCACCAAAGCACCACGGGCACCGTCAAAGGCAAGTATGCATACATGGCGCCCGAGCAAATCAAGACCCGTGATTTTGACCGTCGCGCGGACATCTGGGCCTTAGGCGTATGCTTGTGGGAGATGCTCACCGCCCATCGGCTTTTTCGCCGAGACTCGGAAGTCGACACCATACTGGCCGTGGGTAGCCTGGATGTTGAAGCGCCATCCGCGCATCGACCCAACATTCCCAAACGTCTTGATCGCGTAGTGCTTTCCGCGCTCAAACGCGATCCTGAATCACGATACGATACCGCACGCGATTTCGGACGCGACCTGCTTGAAGTGGTGAACGAAATCGGCCAGAGCGCTGGACCTGCCGAGCTTTCGGATTGGCTTCGGCAGCTGTTCCGCGAACAACGTGCCGAAAAACTTCACAGGGTCGAAACCGTCATGGAGGCGCATGCCCGCTCGCCTGGCCCCACCGTCCACGAGCGCGAAACTAAACTCGAGCAATCGTCACCGCCGAGTTCCGGAGCAGGCTTTCGTGGGCTGTTTTCTAAGAAGAACCGCGGACTGAGCGGCTTAGTCCTTGCCACGGGCCTGGGCTTGGTGCTGCTTGGTTTAGCGCTTGGCCGCACCTTCGCGGCGCAAACACACCAACGCACGACCGAGCTCGACATTGGACTTCGGGCGGTTGCGCCGGTTCCCCTTGATTCCGTTGAGGCCTTCGGCCTGGATCTCCCAAAACAGAGCACCCTAAAGAATGATGAAAAGAGCAATGTGCCGCGACGTTCCGAAAGCAAAATCATCATGGGTTATGTCAACATCGTTACCCCCGGAGGCTGGGCCGACATTTACGAAGGAAAACGCTTCTTAGGACGCACCACAAAGCAAATTTGCTTGGGTACCGGAACGCATGTGCTTGAGTTGCGGGCTTTTGGAAAAACTCCCAAAATCATGCGCCCGGTGACGGTCGGAGCAGACCGTGTTACTCGGGTAGTGGTGAGTCTACACGACGCATCCAAAGGATAA
- the scpB gene encoding SMC-Scp complex subunit ScpB, producing the protein MTTQEVMNKVVKTELKTVIESLVFVAEKPVTKQQLAKIAGAGGDAVGEALAELMGDYQNRGVELVEVSGGYQFRSSPQSAPAVQQFLAQRPIRLSKAQLEVLAIVAYRQPITRPEVEEIRGVDSGSALKVALDRGLIRIIGRKEEPGRPLMYGTSSYFLEFFGLAALKDLPTLREFSELSEESRILFEKKAGSSFEEVKEELDREVAEAAESIALAAEAAADAEEHEEVTDDHDDNEDDNEDDDEDDDEDDDEDDDDDD; encoded by the coding sequence ATGACAACGCAGGAAGTAATGAACAAGGTCGTAAAAACCGAACTAAAAACAGTCATCGAAAGCTTGGTGTTTGTCGCTGAAAAACCAGTGACCAAGCAGCAACTCGCCAAAATCGCCGGGGCTGGCGGCGATGCGGTTGGCGAAGCCCTCGCTGAACTCATGGGCGATTACCAAAACCGCGGGGTAGAACTCGTGGAAGTCTCAGGCGGCTACCAATTTCGCTCCTCACCTCAAAGCGCACCTGCAGTGCAACAATTTCTGGCCCAAAGGCCCATACGCCTTAGCAAAGCACAACTTGAAGTGCTCGCCATTGTCGCTTATCGGCAGCCCATTACCCGTCCGGAGGTCGAAGAGATTCGCGGCGTTGATTCTGGCTCAGCCCTCAAAGTCGCTCTTGATCGCGGTCTCATTCGCATCATCGGACGCAAAGAAGAGCCCGGCAGACCGTTGATGTACGGAACCTCCTCGTATTTCCTTGAGTTCTTTGGACTCGCAGCCCTCAAAGACTTGCCAACCTTGCGTGAGTTCAGCGAGCTGAGCGAGGAAAGCCGCATTCTTTTTGAAAAGAAAGCAGGCTCATCCTTTGAAGAAGTCAAAGAAGAGCTCGACCGCGAAGTTGCAGAAGCCGCCGAAAGCATCGCCTTGGCTGCAGAGGCCGCCGCCGATGCAGAAGAGCACGAAGAAGTAACCGACGACCACGATGACAACGAGGATGACAACGAGGATGACGACGAGGATGACGACGAGGATGACGACGAGGATGACGATGATGACGACTGA
- a CDS encoding segregation/condensation protein A — MNEVIGSEIKAGAFQIQLPQFEGPLDLLLHLIRKHELEISELPIAFITEKYLAYLELMKQLNLDLASEYLVMAATLAHLKSRTLVPTHEDLEEESEDGEQGDPRTELIQRLLEYQKYKEVSERLGEKPVAGRDVFPRGSEAPRPDGPAPLAEIGLFKLLDAFAGVLQRAKADLTREIEPERISVQHRIAELTDMLRERGICNFAELFRDNVPVYDLVVTFLAVLEMAKMRLLRLAQAEPVSPIQLELAFVQEPEAETPQ; from the coding sequence ATGAACGAAGTCATTGGAAGTGAAATAAAAGCAGGCGCATTTCAAATCCAGCTGCCGCAATTTGAAGGACCACTCGATTTACTTCTGCATTTGATTCGCAAACACGAGCTCGAGATTTCAGAATTACCGATTGCCTTTATCACCGAGAAGTACCTTGCCTATCTTGAGTTGATGAAGCAACTGAACTTGGACTTGGCGAGCGAGTACCTCGTAATGGCTGCCACCTTAGCACACCTCAAATCGCGCACCCTGGTGCCCACACACGAGGATCTCGAGGAGGAAAGCGAAGATGGCGAGCAGGGCGATCCGCGCACCGAGCTCATCCAACGTTTGCTCGAATATCAAAAGTACAAGGAAGTCTCCGAGCGGCTTGGTGAAAAACCAGTCGCTGGCCGCGATGTCTTTCCACGGGGCAGCGAAGCTCCGAGGCCCGACGGACCCGCACCACTGGCCGAAATCGGCTTATTCAAGCTGCTCGATGCTTTCGCTGGGGTGCTGCAACGCGCCAAAGCCGATTTAACTCGGGAAATCGAGCCTGAACGCATCAGCGTCCAGCACCGCATCGCTGAGCTCACCGATATGCTGCGCGAACGAGGCATCTGCAACTTCGCGGAGCTTTTCCGAGACAACGTCCCGGTATACGATCTCGTGGTCACCTTCTTGGCCGTCCTGGAGATGGCAAAAATGAGGCTTTTGCGTCTGGCGCAGGCCGAACCGGTCTCACCCATTCAGCTGGAGCTTGCCTTTGTGCAGGAGCCTGAGGCAGAAACGCCCCAATGA